A region of Streptomyces halobius DNA encodes the following proteins:
- a CDS encoding thiamine pyrophosphate-requiring protein, with translation MSIKVSDYILQRLREWDVDHVFAYPGDGINGLLAAWERAENTPKFIQARHEEMSAFQAVGYAKFSGKVGVCAATSGPGAIHLLNGLYDAKLDHVPVVALVGQTDRSAMGGSYQQEVDLMSLYKDVASEFCEMVTVPEQLPNVIDRAMRTAYARRTITAVIVPADVQELDYSPPTHAFKMVPSSLGIAEYASVPAQNEIARAAEVLNAGEKVAILIGQGARHARQEVEEIADLLGAGVAKALLGKDVLRDDLPFVTGAIGLLGTRPSYELMRDCDTLLVIGSSFPYTQFMPELDQARAVQIDIDPSMVGLRYPFEVNLVGDAQETLKALLPQVKRKKHRAWRKKIEKDIARWWEVMQRRAAVDADPINPEYVVHALDELLPDDVILASDSGSAANWYARHLRMRGSMRGSLSGTLATMGPGVPYVIGAKFAHPDRPAVAIVGDGAMQMNGMAELITVAKYWAEWQDPRLIVAILNNQDLNQVTWELRAMSGVPQFLPSQAIPEVPYADFARSIGLDGERVEKPGEVETAWRKALDADRPYVLDFRTDPAVPPIPPHASLDQIEAAAAAIVKGDTDRGSMIRQGIKAKVQEILPGTRHREDRRGTEENG, from the coding sequence ATGTCGATCAAGGTATCTGACTACATCCTCCAACGGCTGCGCGAATGGGACGTCGACCACGTCTTCGCCTATCCCGGCGACGGCATCAACGGCCTTCTCGCGGCCTGGGAACGCGCGGAGAACACACCGAAGTTCATTCAGGCACGGCACGAGGAGATGTCCGCGTTCCAAGCCGTCGGATACGCGAAGTTCTCCGGCAAGGTCGGCGTCTGCGCAGCCACATCAGGCCCCGGAGCGATCCATCTGCTCAATGGTCTGTACGACGCGAAACTCGACCACGTTCCAGTCGTAGCGCTCGTCGGGCAGACCGACCGCAGCGCCATGGGCGGCTCCTACCAGCAGGAGGTCGACCTGATGAGCCTGTACAAGGACGTCGCCTCGGAGTTCTGCGAGATGGTGACGGTTCCGGAACAGCTTCCGAACGTCATCGACCGGGCGATGCGCACGGCGTACGCGCGACGGACCATCACGGCCGTCATCGTCCCGGCCGACGTACAAGAGCTCGACTACTCTCCTCCCACCCACGCGTTCAAGATGGTCCCGTCCAGTCTCGGGATCGCCGAGTACGCTTCGGTGCCCGCTCAGAACGAGATCGCGCGCGCCGCCGAGGTACTGAACGCCGGCGAAAAGGTCGCCATTCTGATCGGGCAGGGAGCGCGGCACGCTCGCCAGGAAGTCGAGGAAATCGCCGACCTTCTCGGCGCCGGGGTGGCGAAGGCGCTTTTGGGCAAAGACGTGTTGCGCGACGACCTGCCGTTCGTGACCGGCGCGATCGGGCTGCTCGGCACCCGCCCCTCGTATGAGCTGATGCGGGACTGCGACACGCTGCTGGTGATCGGATCCAGCTTCCCCTACACGCAGTTCATGCCGGAGCTCGACCAGGCCCGAGCCGTACAGATCGACATCGATCCTTCCATGGTCGGCCTCCGCTACCCATTCGAGGTCAACCTGGTAGGCGATGCGCAGGAGACACTCAAGGCACTGCTGCCGCAGGTGAAGCGGAAGAAGCACAGAGCCTGGCGCAAGAAGATCGAGAAGGACATCGCGCGCTGGTGGGAGGTCATGCAGCGGCGCGCAGCCGTGGACGCCGACCCCATCAACCCGGAGTACGTCGTGCATGCCCTCGACGAGCTCCTCCCCGACGACGTGATCCTGGCCTCCGACTCCGGCTCGGCCGCCAACTGGTACGCCCGCCACCTGCGGATGCGCGGCTCCATGCGAGGCTCCCTGTCCGGCACGCTGGCCACCATGGGACCAGGGGTGCCCTACGTCATCGGCGCCAAGTTCGCCCACCCCGACCGCCCGGCGGTGGCCATCGTCGGCGACGGTGCGATGCAGATGAACGGCATGGCCGAACTCATCACGGTGGCCAAATACTGGGCCGAATGGCAGGACCCACGACTCATTGTCGCCATCCTCAACAATCAAGACCTCAACCAAGTCACCTGGGAACTGCGCGCCATGTCCGGTGTCCCGCAGTTTCTGCCGTCACAGGCGATCCCGGAGGTCCCCTACGCCGACTTCGCCCGCTCCATCGGACTCGACGGCGAACGCGTGGAGAAGCCCGGTGAGGTGGAGACGGCATGGCGCAAGGCCCTCGACGCCGACCGGCCGTACGTCCTCGACTTCCGCACCGACCCCGCCGTACCACCGATCCCTCCGCACGCCAGCCTCGACCAGATCGAGGCCGCGGCAGCCGCGATCGTCAAGGGCGACACCGACCGCGGCAGCATGATCCGGCAAGGGATCAAGGCGAAGGTCCAGGAAATTCTTCCCGGGACGCGGCACCGGGAGGACCGCCGAGGTACCGAGGAGAACGGATAG
- a CDS encoding FAD-binding and (Fe-S)-binding domain-containing protein — protein MGADRATRSTSGQGTRLDGPAGLDVEALVGVLRERVDSEVRFDAGSRGAYATDASNYRQVPIGLVVPRTVEAGAEAVAVCAQFGAPVLSRGGGTSLGGQCTNTAVVIDWTKYCNGVVSVDADERTCVVEPGIVLDELNHQLAPHLLKFGPQPATHSHCSLGGMIGNNSCGASAQAYGKTADNVRRLEILTYDGTRLWVGPTSDEDFEEVVAGGGRPAELYLGLRDIADRYREDIRRGFPHIPRRVSGYNLDALLPENGFDLARALVGSEGTLVTVLRAELALVPVPPSDAIVVLGYPDICSAADDVPRLLEHSNPTQLEALDGRMAQLMREEHMFLDSLDVFPEGESWLLVQFSGESQEDVDEQGRELLRALGRAADDATVVFSDDPAREQKLLKAREAGLGVTARLPDDRETWEGWEDSAVPPELLGGYVRDLKELFAEFDYDEPSLYGHFGQGCVHTRIPFDLKSADGVAAFREFVSRAADLVSSYGGSLSGEHGDGQARGELLSKMFGERLVAAFGEMKVLFDPGNRMNPGKIVAPYRLDENLRLGATWKPEVRTTHFGYPDDERSFTKAVMRCVGVGNCRAQRGGVMCPSYRATGEEEHSTRGRARLLFEMLGGHADSAVSDGWRSTEVRDALDLCLACKGCKSDCPVGVDMATYKAEFLAHHYARRLRPAAHYSMGWLPLWARLSRLAPRLANATLNAPGLARVGKRLAGVATERPAPVLAQESFVQWWAARGAPEPGPADPRAVVLWPDTFSTYFHPNVAKSAVRVLEDAGFRVAVPTQAVCCALTWISTGQLAIAKHVLRRTLDVLKPWIEAGTPFVGLEPSCIAVFRADAPELLPDDEDVKRLAQQFRTFSEHLLNHAPDGWWPPMLRRQATVQTHCHQHAVMKDDADRELMRRAGIDAEVLDAGCCGLAGDFGFAHGHHELSMAIAEQGVLPAVRATAPGALVIADGFSCRTQIEHATTGRQAIHLAEALALGLQGYLPANHPEKLTARPGASPRDARLVTAGALAALGAAATGIRAWALRRAS, from the coding sequence ATGGGCGCTGACAGGGCAACCCGGTCGACATCCGGGCAGGGAACGAGGCTGGACGGGCCGGCGGGGCTGGATGTCGAGGCTCTGGTAGGTGTGCTGCGTGAGCGTGTCGATAGCGAGGTGCGTTTCGACGCGGGCAGCCGAGGTGCGTACGCGACGGACGCGTCGAACTACCGCCAGGTTCCCATCGGTCTCGTCGTGCCACGCACTGTGGAGGCCGGAGCGGAAGCGGTCGCGGTGTGCGCCCAGTTCGGGGCGCCCGTGCTGTCGCGTGGTGGCGGTACGAGCCTGGGCGGACAGTGCACGAACACAGCGGTCGTGATCGACTGGACGAAGTACTGCAACGGGGTCGTGTCGGTCGACGCCGATGAGCGGACGTGTGTGGTCGAGCCGGGGATCGTGCTGGATGAGCTCAATCATCAACTGGCTCCCCATCTCCTCAAGTTCGGCCCCCAGCCCGCCACTCACAGCCACTGCTCACTGGGTGGCATGATCGGAAACAACTCGTGCGGGGCCTCCGCTCAGGCATACGGGAAGACCGCCGACAACGTGCGCCGGCTGGAGATCCTCACCTACGACGGGACCCGGCTGTGGGTTGGACCGACCTCGGACGAGGACTTCGAGGAGGTCGTGGCGGGCGGGGGACGTCCCGCGGAGCTGTATCTGGGACTGCGGGACATCGCGGACCGCTACCGGGAAGACATCAGACGCGGGTTCCCGCACATCCCGCGTCGGGTCTCGGGATACAACCTCGACGCGTTGTTGCCGGAGAACGGTTTCGATCTCGCCCGTGCTCTGGTCGGCAGTGAGGGCACCTTGGTCACCGTCCTGCGTGCCGAACTGGCCCTTGTACCGGTGCCACCCTCGGACGCCATCGTGGTGCTCGGCTACCCCGACATCTGTTCCGCTGCCGATGATGTCCCGCGGTTGCTGGAGCACAGCAATCCGACACAGCTGGAAGCCCTGGACGGGAGAATGGCCCAGTTGATGCGGGAAGAGCACATGTTTCTCGATTCACTGGATGTCTTCCCGGAAGGGGAGAGCTGGTTGCTGGTGCAGTTCAGCGGTGAGAGTCAGGAGGATGTCGACGAGCAGGGACGTGAGCTGCTCCGGGCTCTCGGCCGCGCTGCAGATGACGCGACCGTGGTGTTTTCGGACGACCCGGCCCGCGAGCAGAAGCTGCTGAAGGCCCGGGAGGCCGGCCTCGGGGTAACGGCGCGTCTGCCTGATGACCGGGAGACGTGGGAGGGTTGGGAGGATTCCGCTGTCCCGCCCGAACTGCTCGGTGGCTATGTGCGGGACCTCAAGGAGTTGTTCGCCGAGTTCGACTACGACGAGCCCTCTCTTTATGGGCACTTCGGCCAGGGGTGTGTGCATACCCGCATTCCTTTCGACCTCAAGTCCGCGGACGGCGTCGCTGCCTTCCGGGAGTTCGTGTCGCGGGCCGCCGACCTGGTCAGCTCCTATGGCGGGTCGTTGTCCGGCGAACACGGGGATGGCCAGGCCCGCGGGGAACTGCTGTCGAAGATGTTCGGCGAGCGTCTGGTCGCCGCGTTCGGTGAGATGAAGGTGCTGTTCGATCCGGGCAATCGGATGAACCCCGGCAAGATTGTCGCTCCTTACCGCCTCGACGAAAACCTTCGGCTCGGTGCGACATGGAAGCCAGAAGTCCGTACGACACATTTCGGCTATCCCGATGATGAACGTTCCTTCACCAAAGCAGTGATGCGCTGTGTCGGAGTCGGTAACTGCCGTGCGCAGCGCGGCGGAGTCATGTGTCCGTCCTACCGGGCGACTGGTGAGGAGGAGCACTCCACCCGCGGGCGGGCGCGGCTTCTGTTCGAAATGCTGGGTGGGCACGCTGACTCAGCCGTCAGTGACGGCTGGCGGTCGACCGAGGTCCGTGACGCGTTGGACCTGTGTCTGGCCTGCAAGGGCTGCAAGTCCGACTGTCCTGTCGGGGTCGATATGGCCACCTACAAGGCGGAATTCCTCGCCCACCACTACGCGCGGCGGCTTCGGCCTGCGGCGCACTACTCGATGGGCTGGCTGCCGTTGTGGGCGCGGTTGTCCCGGCTCGCGCCGAGACTGGCCAACGCCACGCTGAACGCACCGGGTCTGGCCCGCGTCGGCAAGAGGCTGGCCGGAGTTGCCACCGAGCGCCCGGCACCGGTCCTTGCGCAAGAATCCTTTGTCCAGTGGTGGGCCGCCCGGGGAGCACCCGAGCCGGGCCCTGCCGATCCTCGGGCGGTCGTTCTGTGGCCCGACACGTTCAGCACCTACTTCCACCCGAATGTCGCCAAGTCTGCGGTACGCGTGCTGGAGGACGCCGGTTTCCGGGTAGCAGTCCCGACGCAGGCGGTGTGCTGTGCGTTGACGTGGATCTCCACCGGGCAGTTGGCCATCGCGAAGCACGTCCTGCGTCGTACTCTTGACGTACTCAAACCGTGGATCGAGGCCGGCACACCGTTCGTCGGCCTGGAACCGTCGTGCATCGCCGTGTTCCGTGCCGACGCCCCCGAGCTGCTGCCCGATGACGAGGACGTCAAGCGACTGGCCCAGCAGTTCCGCACCTTCTCCGAACACCTTCTCAACCACGCTCCTGACGGATGGTGGCCGCCGATGCTGCGACGACAGGCCACCGTCCAGACACATTGCCACCAGCATGCGGTGATGAAAGACGACGCCGACCGTGAGCTGATGCGTCGTGCCGGGATCGACGCGGAGGTGCTGGATGCGGGGTGCTGTGGGCTCGCAGGCGACTTCGGATTCGCACACGGCCATCACGAGCTGTCCATGGCCATCGCCGAGCAAGGGGTTCTTCCGGCGGTGCGGGCGACCGCGCCCGGCGCGCTGGTGATCGCCGACGGTTTCAGCTGCCGCACACAGATCGAACACGCGACGACCGGTCGGCAAGCCATACATCTGGCGGAAGCCCTGGCGCTCGGCCTGCAGGGCTACCTGCCCGCCAATCACCCGGAGAAGCTCACCGCACGGCCCGGGGCTTCCCCGCGTGACGCGCGCCTGGTCACAGCGGGGGCGCTTGCCGCCCTCGGTGCGGCGGCCACGGGCATCCGGGCATGGGCCCTGCGTCGTGCCAGCTGA
- a CDS encoding CBS domain-containing protein, with protein sequence MTTRQDLKARDIMHRDAQCIPAHETLDRAAQVMRQLDVGALPICDNDRLSGIITDRDIVIRCVAEGHDPGKVRAADLAQGTPRWIDADADVRDVLDSMEQHQVKRLPVIDNGRLVGIISESDLARHLTDQQIAEFVGKVFTPHR encoded by the coding sequence ATGACAACACGTCAGGATCTCAAGGCACGCGACATCATGCACCGGGACGCCCAGTGCATCCCCGCACACGAGACGCTGGACCGCGCGGCGCAGGTGATGCGCCAGCTCGACGTGGGCGCTCTGCCCATCTGTGACAACGATCGTCTCTCCGGCATCATCACCGACCGCGACATCGTCATCCGGTGCGTCGCTGAGGGCCATGACCCGGGCAAGGTCCGCGCCGCCGACCTCGCCCAGGGGACACCACGGTGGATCGACGCCGACGCCGACGTGCGTGACGTCCTTGACTCGATGGAGCAGCACCAGGTCAAGCGGCTGCCGGTCATCGATAACGGTCGGCTCGTGGGCATCATCAGCGAATCCGACCTCGCCCGGCACCTCACCGACCAGCAGATCGCCGAGTTCGTCGGCAAGGTCTTCACGCCGCACCGGTGA
- a CDS encoding DUF6233 domain-containing protein, with product MRPFQVQLGPMWPGITAVTVAVYPEDGTAALNDRVRTAMEKVPGITLRPRELQFWPPLVASVRASGLPGPEAQPGTARAAAPAGGHHHQPGPPRQPGRRSRPVSRDQAMRALTEGVDPCALCRPDTELGISLSPSTSLGSSARS from the coding sequence ATGCGGCCGTTTCAGGTTCAGCTCGGACCGATGTGGCCTGGCATCACTGCTGTGACGGTCGCGGTCTACCCGGAGGACGGAACGGCCGCGCTCAATGACCGAGTCCGCACGGCGATGGAGAAGGTCCCCGGCATTACGCTGAGGCCCCGTGAACTGCAGTTTTGGCCCCCACTCGTCGCTAGCGTACGCGCGTCAGGACTTCCCGGACCGGAAGCTCAACCGGGCACTGCGCGCGCTGCGGCCCCCGCGGGTGGACATCACCATCAACCGGGTCCACCTCGTCAACCTGGCCGCCGCTCTCGCCCCGTCAGCCGGGACCAAGCCATGCGCGCCCTCACCGAGGGCGTCGATCCATGCGCCCTGTGCCGCCCCGACACCGAGCTCGGGATCTCATTGTCTCCAAGCACTTCTTTGGGCTCCAGCGCACGGAGTTGA
- a CDS encoding hemerythrin domain-containing protein produces MRHSADVIAELTRDHREVDDLFEKIEEAAPEAQERKRLVDQLTIELVRHSVAEEMYLYPAVRRHLTDGDALADKAIADHGRVERLLKDLEGRDVDDTDFNHLIVKLRTEVTSHIKDEESRLFVQLRAACAQDDLSELGDKMRTVKKVAPTRPHPSAPTAPPVNRLLAPGTGLVDRARDFVTGRGK; encoded by the coding sequence ATGCGGCACAGCGCAGATGTCATCGCAGAACTGACCAGGGACCATCGCGAAGTGGACGATCTTTTTGAAAAGATCGAAGAGGCAGCGCCCGAGGCCCAGGAGCGTAAGCGGCTGGTGGATCAGCTGACGATCGAGCTCGTGCGGCACTCGGTGGCTGAGGAGATGTATCTCTACCCCGCTGTGCGTCGTCATTTGACGGACGGGGACGCGCTCGCCGACAAGGCGATCGCTGATCATGGTCGGGTGGAAAGGCTGCTCAAGGACCTTGAGGGGCGCGACGTCGATGACACTGACTTCAACCACCTGATCGTCAAGCTCCGGACCGAGGTGACCTCCCACATCAAGGACGAGGAGAGCCGCCTTTTCGTGCAGCTACGGGCTGCCTGCGCCCAGGACGACCTGTCGGAACTCGGGGACAAGATGCGTACGGTCAAGAAGGTCGCGCCTACACGTCCCCACCCGAGTGCGCCCACTGCGCCGCCCGTCAACAGACTTCTGGCGCCTGGGACGGGGCTGGTGGACCGGGCCCGGGACTTCGTCACCGGCAGGGGCAAATAG
- a CDS encoding helix-turn-helix domain-containing protein, whose product MSRALRGRGLAGAGAAVQSAGVMRVLGRDDGPAGDIAEGGYAEVDGGGPASPLVELGEFLHGAGEADLEPFDFAEPLLSFGFGDAVEQVVADLSDAVTLVRIGPQGGRGRAAGGYSGVPVHAGPHPGQEEGLLRHAGAARWAFNDALGMKVAVHQQWRAEVESLIDQGVPEAEAREKVRVPVLTKPATQKDLNRIKGDSRTGGLPEGVLGVCWGRRGRARGGMR is encoded by the coding sequence TTGAGCCGTGCACTCCGCGGGCGTGGGCTCGCAGGTGCCGGTGCAGCTGTTCAGTCGGCGGGTGTCATGAGGGTCCTTGGTCGCGATGACGGTCCGGCTGGCGATATCGCGGAAGGCGGGTATGCCGAGGTTGACGGTGGTGGTCCGGCGAGTCCGCTCGTCGAGCTGGGCGAGTTTCTGCACGGCGCCGGCGAGGCTGACCTTGAGCCCTTCGACTTCGCCGAGCCACTCCTCTCGTTCGGCTTCGGCGATGCGGTCGAGCAGGTTGTCGCGGATCTCTCTGATGCGGTCACGCTGGTCAGGATCGGGCCGCAGGGGGGTAGGGGGCGTGCAGCGGGAGGTTATTCGGGTGTTCCGGTTCACGCGGGACCCCACCCCGGCCAGGAGGAAGGACTGCTCCGGCATGCCGGAGCAGCTCGCTGGGCGTTCAACGATGCGCTGGGGATGAAGGTCGCGGTGCATCAGCAGTGGCGGGCCGAGGTTGAGTCGCTCATCGATCAGGGTGTGCCGGAGGCCGAGGCGCGGGAGAAGGTGCGGGTGCCGGTGCTGACGAAGCCGGCGACCCAGAAGGATCTGAACCGGATCAAGGGTGATTCGCGGACCGGGGGACTGCCCGAAGGCGTGCTGGGCGTGTGCTGGGGCCGGCGCGGCCGTGCCCGTGGTGGCATGAGGTGA
- a CDS encoding SLC13 family permease translates to MLVESASVAALTVVLVCAVIRPFRWPEAVFAVPCAVLLAVCGAVPFDHVRQEAERLGPVIGFLAAVLVLATLCDDEGLFHACGTWMARWAHRRPRRLLGAVFVLASVITAALSLDATVVLLTPVVFATAARMGARPKPHVHASAHLSNTASLLLPVSNLTNMLAFTASGLTFTRFALLMLLPWLVAIAVEYAAFRRFFAADLDAPTGQAEAAEPPQIPLFALVTVAATLAGFAVASATGIDPAWAAAAGATVMAARALVRRHTTPAAIIRSASLPFLAFVLALGIVVRAVVDNGLGTALGRVLPDGAGLPALLGSAALAAVLANLINNLPAVLALVPLAAPSGPGAVLAVLLGVNIGPNLTYAGSLATLLWRRIAHHHDHEVELKEFTLLGLLTVPAALALATLALWASLQLIGT, encoded by the coding sequence ATGCTGGTTGAGTCCGCGTCCGTCGCCGCGCTGACCGTGGTACTGGTGTGCGCCGTCATCCGCCCGTTCCGGTGGCCGGAGGCGGTCTTCGCGGTGCCCTGCGCGGTCCTCTTGGCTGTCTGCGGCGCCGTCCCGTTCGACCACGTACGGCAGGAGGCTGAGCGGCTCGGCCCCGTCATTGGTTTCCTCGCCGCTGTTCTGGTGCTGGCCACACTCTGCGACGACGAGGGACTCTTCCATGCCTGCGGGACCTGGATGGCCCGCTGGGCCCACCGCCGCCCAAGACGGCTGCTCGGGGCGGTGTTCGTCCTCGCGTCGGTGATCACGGCGGCGCTGAGTCTGGATGCCACCGTCGTCCTGCTGACCCCCGTCGTGTTCGCCACGGCCGCCCGCATGGGTGCCCGGCCCAAGCCCCACGTCCATGCCAGCGCGCACCTGTCGAACACGGCCTCCCTGCTGCTGCCGGTCTCCAACCTGACCAACATGCTGGCCTTTACCGCGTCCGGGCTGACGTTCACGCGCTTCGCGCTGCTCATGCTGCTGCCGTGGCTGGTGGCGATCGCCGTGGAATACGCCGCCTTCCGACGGTTCTTCGCCGCCGACCTCGATGCCCCCACCGGCCAGGCGGAGGCGGCCGAGCCGCCTCAGATACCGCTGTTCGCCCTCGTGACCGTGGCCGCCACCCTCGCCGGGTTCGCCGTCGCCTCCGCGACCGGGATCGACCCGGCCTGGGCCGCTGCCGCCGGCGCGACCGTGATGGCCGCACGGGCCCTGGTCCGCCGACACACCACCCCGGCCGCGATCATCCGCTCCGCCTCGCTGCCCTTCCTCGCCTTCGTCCTCGCCCTCGGGATCGTCGTGCGGGCGGTCGTCGACAACGGGCTCGGCACTGCCCTGGGCCGCGTACTGCCCGATGGCGCCGGCCTGCCCGCGCTCCTCGGCAGTGCCGCGCTGGCCGCTGTGCTGGCCAACCTGATCAACAACCTGCCCGCCGTCCTGGCCCTCGTCCCCCTGGCCGCCCCCTCCGGACCGGGCGCGGTCCTCGCAGTCCTGCTGGGTGTGAACATCGGCCCCAACCTCACCTATGCCGGTTCCCTGGCCACCTTGCTGTGGCGGCGCATCGCCCACCACCACGACCACGAGGTCGAACTCAAGGAGTTCACCCTCCTCGGCCTGCTCACCGTCCCCGCTGCACTCGCCCTGGCGACGCTCGCCCTGTGGGCCTCCCTCCAGCTCATCGGCACCTGA
- a CDS encoding enolase C-terminal domain-like protein, which yields MAAVPPGGPGPLVDRVDAAVYTVPTDAPEADGTLTWDTTTMVLVHVRSGSVTGLGYTYGSPATAPVIADALAEVVVGRCAWDIPAINEAMSRSVRNAGRPGLVAGAISAVDIALWDLKARLLDRPLVHVLGTNQPDVPVYGSGGFTTYDDRQQDRQLRRWVEEQGIPRVKIKIGESWGRSEQRDRERIARARRSIGETAELYVDANGAYTRKQAIRLSSYLEGQGVTWFEEPVSSDDLTGLAQIRAAVTPDVTAGEYGYNLPYFGHMLTAGAVDCLQADVTRCGGITIWLRAAAVAEAAGVQISGHCAQHVQAHAAAAVPNLRHLEWFHDHARIEDMLFDGVLDPTGGHLTPGADGAPGHGLTLRTDPAELYRTG from the coding sequence ATGGCTGCTGTCCCTCCGGGCGGACCCGGCCCCCTGGTGGACCGCGTTGATGCCGCCGTTTACACCGTGCCCACCGACGCTCCGGAGGCCGACGGCACCCTGACGTGGGACACCACCACCATGGTGCTCGTCCACGTGCGTTCCGGAAGCGTGACCGGCCTCGGCTACACCTACGGCTCGCCGGCCACCGCCCCGGTCATCGCCGATGCGCTCGCCGAAGTGGTCGTAGGCAGGTGCGCCTGGGACATCCCCGCCATCAATGAGGCGATGAGCCGGTCGGTGCGCAACGCCGGCCGGCCGGGCCTGGTCGCCGGTGCGATTTCCGCCGTCGACATCGCGCTATGGGATCTGAAGGCACGCCTGCTCGACCGCCCGCTCGTGCACGTGCTGGGGACGAACCAGCCCGACGTACCCGTATACGGCAGCGGTGGATTCACCACCTACGACGACCGTCAGCAGGACCGGCAGCTGCGACGCTGGGTCGAGGAACAAGGCATCCCACGGGTCAAAATCAAGATCGGCGAATCCTGGGGCAGATCCGAACAGCGGGACCGGGAACGTATCGCGCGGGCACGCCGCAGCATCGGGGAGACCGCAGAACTCTATGTAGACGCCAACGGGGCCTACACCCGAAAACAGGCCATCCGGCTCAGCTCCTACCTGGAGGGCCAGGGAGTCACCTGGTTCGAGGAGCCCGTCTCCTCCGACGATCTGACGGGCCTGGCACAGATCCGGGCGGCGGTCACGCCGGACGTGACCGCCGGCGAATACGGCTACAACCTGCCGTACTTCGGGCACATGCTCACCGCCGGGGCCGTGGACTGCTTGCAGGCCGACGTCACCCGCTGCGGCGGCATCACCATCTGGCTACGCGCCGCAGCGGTGGCCGAGGCGGCCGGAGTCCAGATCTCCGGCCACTGCGCCCAGCACGTTCAGGCCCACGCGGCAGCCGCCGTCCCCAACCTGCGGCACCTCGAATGGTTCCATGATCACGCCCGCATCGAAGACATGCTGTTCGACGGGGTCCTTGACCCCACTGGCGGGCACCTCACCCCAGGCGCCGACGGCGCACCTGGACACGGCCTGACGCTGCGCACAGACCCAGCCGAGCTCTACCGCACCGGTTGA
- a CDS encoding DUF6461 domain-containing protein: MTLVTAQDYAWIRSSPVFRNAIEGGYGLILVRGVAPGDVLRVMRADPQGTCTGVDALIEQHLDQRDATDYWDDSFIAGAFTVPGTDGDWTLVLQFDGGVGMRPRFLEALSAGGRAVAHSTNGGAPIDLFHWYEAGELRTSFEWPTDRYGSTPDDLVPVMREIGFDLTEDEDGTGPSTDTKAAVLALAERLTGVRLTEELLKDAEYHLGHVPEEPAEEWTKFVIDITDAHGERFYKEVTREEAEAASARARAEAEAPVVILGPSSPAP; this comes from the coding sequence ATGACTTTGGTGACCGCACAGGATTACGCCTGGATACGTTCCTCCCCGGTGTTCCGCAACGCGATAGAAGGCGGATACGGCCTGATCCTCGTACGGGGCGTCGCCCCCGGCGACGTACTGCGTGTGATGAGGGCAGATCCGCAGGGCACGTGCACGGGGGTAGACGCGCTGATCGAGCAGCATCTGGACCAGCGTGATGCGACGGATTACTGGGACGACTCCTTCATTGCGGGCGCTTTCACCGTGCCGGGCACGGACGGCGATTGGACGCTCGTCCTGCAGTTCGACGGGGGCGTGGGGATGCGGCCGCGCTTCCTGGAGGCCCTGTCGGCGGGCGGGCGGGCCGTGGCGCATTCCACCAACGGAGGCGCTCCCATCGACCTGTTCCACTGGTACGAGGCCGGTGAGCTTCGGACCAGCTTCGAATGGCCCACCGACAGGTACGGCAGCACCCCGGACGACCTGGTCCCCGTGATGCGTGAGATCGGCTTCGACCTGACCGAGGACGAGGACGGCACCGGCCCGAGCACCGACACCAAGGCGGCGGTCCTCGCCCTCGCCGAGCGACTGACTGGCGTACGGCTCACGGAGGAGCTGCTCAAGGACGCCGAGTACCACCTCGGGCACGTGCCGGAGGAACCCGCCGAGGAGTGGACCAAGTTCGTCATCGACATCACCGACGCGCACGGGGAACGGTTCTACAAGGAAGTCACCCGTGAGGAGGCCGAGGCTGCTTCTGCACGCGCCCGGGCCGAGGCCGAGGCGCCGGTCGTCATCCTCGGGCCCTCGTCCCCCGCCCCCTGA